In Nocardia sputorum, a single genomic region encodes these proteins:
- a CDS encoding class I SAM-dependent methyltransferase, with translation MNSVRARLLSTLAGQLGNPHGMLGKGVAFVLNRGNKAAIAGAVEAAGLAPGGTAADVGFGGGAGLSLLLERVGAGGVVHGVEISADMLARARASHRGAIDAGRLRLLEGSLTALPLPDDGLDAAITVNTVYFVPDLAAACAELARVVRPGGRLVIGIGDPDAMAKLPFTSYGFTLRPVPDVIAALERAGCAVEHRRPAGTPIPHHLLVATPR, from the coding sequence ATGAACTCCGTCCGAGCCCGCCTGTTGTCCACTCTCGCCGGTCAGCTCGGAAATCCGCACGGCATGCTCGGCAAAGGCGTCGCCTTCGTGCTCAATCGCGGCAACAAGGCCGCCATCGCCGGGGCGGTGGAGGCGGCCGGCCTCGCGCCGGGCGGCACCGCGGCCGACGTCGGCTTCGGTGGTGGAGCGGGGCTGTCTCTGCTGCTCGAGCGCGTGGGTGCGGGCGGGGTCGTGCACGGCGTGGAGATTTCCGCCGACATGCTGGCGCGCGCCCGCGCGAGTCACCGCGGCGCCATCGATGCCGGAAGACTCCGGCTGCTCGAGGGGTCGCTCACCGCGCTGCCGTTGCCGGACGACGGCCTCGACGCCGCGATCACCGTCAACACCGTCTACTTCGTGCCGGACCTGGCGGCTGCCTGCGCGGAACTCGCGCGGGTGGTCCGGCCGGGCGGCCGCCTGGTGATCGGCATCGGTGATCCCGACGCGATGGCGAAGCTTCCGTTCACCTCGTACGGCTTCACCCTGCGCCCGGTGCCGGACGTGATCGCGGCGCTGGAGCGGGCGGGCTGCGCGGTCGAGCATCGGCGGCCGGCCGGCACGCCGATCCCGCACCATCTGCTGGTGGCCACGCCGCGCTGA
- a CDS encoding pyridoxal phosphate-dependent aminotransferase, producing the protein MTQSQVLTLPLADLATLTNRSEARKREVRGRVSRDAWFAGTGGRRYSGVIDAYHGETGRAPDAHAVAALDRAWRESLHIAPSAEYLDGRLYDKRQPLILRELAARKLFERLSHPVEGVPGVRVRAEEVIVCPYSSTMLLEEAVATLARPGGVIVCPEGFYKSSSIHVEKFGLRIVSCPVGSDDAFKIDPARLARCLDGLRATGELCGVLLTLPGNPVVADYTATELAEIGRVLLDCGVPVICDMAFDRLVASHIPIAALHVETERGIRRLYDVMLTVTGNSKGYNAFGPCKMGAACTGDSAWLERIRERLTISFQRETTHLARAILEHTPDDYFDRNHALMRAQIERACAHIAAINTRLGADVLRPLGNPEGMFVSVVFDRALLDGAGVRTSAQVEDLLLAVAGVDSVALDRTGSLRPGVRLNVLAPRKAPRQESPALIEELFDRLEQLIRDIVGGLTYRDALADRGLTALVAERRATR; encoded by the coding sequence CTGGCGACGCTGACCAACCGCTCCGAGGCCAGGAAACGGGAAGTACGCGGGCGGGTTTCGCGGGACGCGTGGTTCGCCGGGACCGGCGGCCGCCGCTACTCGGGCGTCATCGACGCCTACCACGGGGAAACCGGCCGGGCCCCGGACGCACACGCCGTCGCGGCGCTGGATCGCGCGTGGCGGGAGAGTCTGCACATCGCGCCCTCCGCGGAGTACCTCGACGGCCGGCTCTACGACAAGCGGCAGCCGCTGATCCTGCGCGAGCTGGCAGCACGCAAGCTGTTCGAGCGCCTGTCGCATCCGGTGGAAGGGGTGCCCGGCGTCCGGGTGCGCGCGGAGGAGGTGATCGTCTGCCCGTACTCGAGCACGATGCTGCTCGAGGAGGCCGTGGCCACGCTGGCCAGGCCGGGCGGGGTGATCGTCTGCCCGGAGGGCTTCTACAAGAGTTCCAGCATTCATGTGGAGAAATTCGGTCTGCGGATCGTGTCGTGCCCGGTGGGCTCGGACGACGCGTTCAAGATCGATCCCGCCCGGCTGGCCCGCTGCCTCGACGGGCTGCGTGCGACCGGCGAACTGTGCGGCGTGCTGCTCACGCTGCCGGGTAATCCGGTGGTGGCGGACTACACCGCGACCGAGCTCGCGGAGATCGGGCGGGTGCTGCTCGACTGCGGTGTTCCCGTCATCTGCGACATGGCCTTCGACCGGCTGGTGGCCTCACACATCCCGATCGCCGCGCTGCACGTGGAGACCGAGCGCGGCATCCGGCGGCTGTACGACGTGATGCTGACCGTCACAGGTAACTCCAAGGGCTACAACGCCTTCGGTCCCTGCAAGATGGGTGCGGCGTGCACCGGCGACAGCGCGTGGCTGGAGCGGATCCGGGAACGGCTCACCATCTCGTTCCAGCGCGAGACCACCCATCTGGCTCGCGCGATCCTCGAGCACACCCCCGACGACTACTTCGATCGCAACCACGCGCTGATGCGCGCGCAGATCGAGCGGGCTTGTGCGCATATCGCCGCGATCAACACCCGGCTCGGGGCCGACGTGCTGCGACCGTTGGGCAACCCCGAAGGGATGTTCGTCTCCGTGGTGTTCGATCGCGCGCTGCTCGACGGGGCGGGAGTCCGCACGAGTGCGCAGGTGGAGGACCTGTTGCTCGCCGTGGCCGGCGTCGACAGCGTCGCGCTGGACCGGACCGGTTCGCTGCGTCCCGGCGTCCGTCTGAACGTCCTCGCTCCGCGCAAAGCTCCCCGCCAGGAATCGCCCGCTTTGATCGAGGAACTCTTCGACCGGCTCGAGCAATTGATCCGCGACATCGTCGGCGGACTGACCTATCGCGACGCGCTCGCCGATCGCGGCCTGACCGCTCTGGTGGCCGAGCGCAGGGCCACGCGGTGA
- a CDS encoding SDR family NAD(P)-dependent oxidoreductase, producing the protein MRRFDGRRVVVTGAGSGIGQGIALRLLDEGAQLVAADIDVAGLAATAEKAGDGAERLRTVEVDIADPESVRTAIATALEFLGGLDVLVNAAGILRPARTHEMPLEVWDRVIRVNLTGTFLMTQAALPALLDTGRGVVVNLSSTAAFSAAPYLASYAASKGGVNAFTHAIALEYAKQGLRAVNIVPAGITSGITTKSILDQPEGFDPQLFSRMTGWLNKGALGSPEDIAGVVAMVASDDGKYMTGTEIRVDGGALM; encoded by the coding sequence ATGCGCAGATTTGACGGCCGCCGTGTGGTGGTGACAGGAGCGGGATCCGGCATCGGTCAGGGCATCGCCCTGCGGCTGCTGGACGAAGGGGCACAGCTGGTCGCCGCCGACATCGACGTGGCGGGCCTGGCGGCCACCGCGGAAAAGGCGGGCGACGGCGCCGAACGACTGCGAACGGTCGAGGTCGACATCGCCGATCCGGAATCGGTGCGCACCGCGATCGCGACGGCGCTCGAATTCCTCGGCGGGCTGGACGTGCTGGTCAACGCGGCGGGCATCCTGCGGCCCGCGCGCACCCACGAGATGCCGCTCGAGGTGTGGGACCGGGTGATCCGGGTGAATCTCACCGGCACCTTCCTGATGACCCAGGCCGCGCTGCCCGCCTTGCTGGATACCGGGCGCGGGGTGGTGGTCAACCTCTCCTCCACCGCGGCCTTCAGCGCGGCGCCCTACCTCGCCTCCTACGCGGCGTCCAAAGGCGGCGTGAACGCCTTCACGCACGCCATCGCGCTGGAGTACGCCAAGCAGGGTCTGCGCGCGGTGAACATCGTCCCGGCCGGCATCACCAGCGGCATCACGACGAAATCCATCCTGGACCAGCCCGAGGGCTTCGACCCGCAGCTGTTCTCCCGGATGACCGGCTGGCTCAACAAAGGCGCGCTCGGTTCTCCCGAGGACATCGCCGGGGTGGTCGCCATGGTCGCCTCCGATGACGGCAAGTACATGACCGGCACCGAGATCAGGGTCGACGGCGGCGCGCTGATGTAG
- a CDS encoding RDD family protein, producing the protein MAEFTTGEAVALELPIARIPTRATAFLIDVLAQCTLGFVLLFAVVTLLLPAGVDSAWLDVVMLVTIVTVLVGYPVTCETAWRGRTLGKLMLGLRVVRADGGPIDFRHALTRGLAGAIVDFWMLGGFGAIAVLTSMCSPHARRIGDVLAGTVVVHAQRSLPPPALALAPPWLTGWSAQLDLSGLPEDLALSVRQYLTRLRTLTPAAQHQLGAELVAEVCGRLRVAPPAGYPPPQILGAVIAERQRRVLPQPVFPPMPLRPGQPFAAT; encoded by the coding sequence ATGGCTGAGTTCACCACCGGCGAAGCAGTGGCCCTGGAACTGCCGATCGCCCGGATCCCCACGAGGGCCACCGCGTTCCTGATCGACGTGCTGGCGCAGTGCACGCTCGGGTTCGTGCTGCTGTTCGCCGTCGTCACGCTGCTGCTGCCCGCGGGCGTGGACTCGGCGTGGCTCGACGTGGTGATGCTGGTCACCATCGTGACCGTGCTGGTCGGCTATCCGGTGACCTGTGAGACCGCCTGGCGCGGACGCACCCTGGGCAAGCTGATGCTCGGGCTGCGCGTGGTGCGCGCGGACGGCGGGCCGATCGACTTCCGGCACGCGCTCACCCGCGGCCTGGCGGGCGCGATCGTCGATTTCTGGATGCTCGGCGGGTTCGGGGCCATCGCGGTGCTCACCTCGATGTGCTCGCCGCATGCGCGGCGGATCGGTGACGTGCTCGCGGGCACCGTGGTCGTGCACGCGCAACGCTCCCTGCCGCCGCCCGCGCTCGCGCTCGCGCCGCCGTGGCTGACCGGTTGGAGCGCGCAGCTCGATCTGTCCGGACTGCCGGAGGATCTCGCGCTGTCCGTGCGGCAGTACCTGACGCGCTTGCGCACCCTGACTCCCGCCGCGCAACACCAGCTGGGCGCCGAGCTCGTGGCGGAGGTGTGCGGGCGGCTGCGCGTCGCGCCGCCGGCCGGTTACCCCCCGCCGCAGATTCTCGGTGCGGTGATCGCCGAACGACAGCGCCGGGTGCTGCCGCAGCCGGTGTTCCCGCCGATGCCGCTGCGCCCCGGTCAGCCGTTCGCCGCGACGTAG
- a CDS encoding stage II sporulation protein M, with protein sequence MDVDAYSLAHRRAWDRLDYLSKRSKLTGAEVDELVLLYRRTSQQLARLQAHSPDPELIAGLSALLARARGRVLGTRADTWQEIGRFFSHRFPAALYRSWPWWVGVAAVFLCVSAGLAVWVERFDSARDVLGIPADTRSLTAPGGAFETYYSEHPQGAFAAQVWTNNAWVTAIALFTGVLILPAAYLLFMNALNLGVTAGLMSEAGRLDSFFGFILPHGTLELTAVFVAGGVGLKLGWTLIDPGRLSRVEAVARQGRATATVALGLVGVLLVCGFIEGFVTPSPLPTPIRLAIGFTAETLFLVYVFVVGRRAVTERVDSGAEAASYQPDGVTQTTFSTRRAA encoded by the coding sequence ATGGACGTGGACGCATACAGCCTGGCGCACCGCAGGGCGTGGGACCGGCTCGACTACTTGTCCAAGCGGAGCAAGCTGACCGGCGCGGAGGTCGACGAACTGGTCCTGCTCTACCGCCGCACCTCCCAGCAGCTGGCACGGCTGCAGGCGCACAGCCCGGACCCGGAACTGATCGCCGGACTGAGCGCGCTGCTGGCGCGTGCGCGCGGCCGGGTGCTCGGGACGCGCGCCGACACCTGGCAGGAGATCGGCCGGTTCTTCAGCCACCGCTTCCCGGCGGCGCTCTACCGGTCGTGGCCGTGGTGGGTCGGCGTCGCCGCGGTGTTCCTGTGCGTATCGGCCGGCTTGGCCGTCTGGGTGGAGCGGTTCGACTCGGCCCGCGACGTTCTCGGAATCCCGGCGGACACCAGGAGTCTCACCGCACCGGGCGGTGCGTTCGAGACGTACTACTCGGAGCATCCGCAAGGGGCCTTCGCCGCGCAGGTGTGGACGAACAACGCGTGGGTCACCGCGATCGCCCTGTTCACCGGCGTATTGATCCTGCCAGCGGCCTACCTGCTGTTCATGAACGCACTCAATCTGGGTGTCACGGCGGGGCTGATGTCCGAGGCGGGGCGGCTGGATTCGTTTTTCGGCTTCATCCTTCCGCACGGCACGCTGGAGCTGACGGCGGTGTTCGTGGCGGGCGGCGTCGGCCTGAAACTCGGGTGGACGCTGATCGATCCGGGACGGCTCAGCCGGGTGGAGGCCGTGGCCAGGCAAGGGCGAGCGACCGCGACGGTCGCCCTCGGGCTGGTCGGAGTGTTGCTGGTGTGTGGCTTCATCGAAGGATTCGTGACGCCGAGCCCGCTGCCCACCCCGATTCGCCTCGCGATCGGGTTCACTGCCGAGACGTTGTTCCTGGTCTACGTGTTCGTCGTGGGCCGCCGCGCGGTCACGGAGCGGGTCGACTCGGGTGCTGAGGCGGCGAGCTATCAGCCGGACGGTGTGACTCAGACAACATTCAGCACACGTCGAGCGGCGTGA